The Chryseobacterium oranimense genome contains the following window.
TGTTTTTCTGTTGATAACAATCTATATGATGGTTTCTCTTCCAACCCCGATCTGGTTCTGGATTTTAGGGATTCTGGTTTGGGGGCTCGTGTTTGCGGGAAGTTCATTAGCTTTAAAATCAAAAAAAATATGAAATCGTTATGATTCCATATGACCTTTTAAAATAATAAAATCTACATATGAAATTAGGAGTATTCTCAATCAGTTTAAGTGTAAAAGATCTTCAGAAATCTAAAGATTTTTATGAAAAACTAGGTTTTTCCGCTATGGGCGGAAATGTAGAACAGAATTATCTGATCATGAAGAATGAAAGTACTCTGATCGGTCTGTTTCAGGCTATGTTTGATGGAAACATGCTGACATTCAATCCGGGATGGGATGAAAACGCCCAAAATCTTGAATCTTTTGATGATGTACGCGATATTCAGAAACACTTAAAAGAAAACGGAGTGGAGCTTGATAAAACAGCAGACGAAACCACTTCAGGGCCGGAACATATTTTCCTGAAAGATCCGGATGGAAACATGATCTTAATAGACCAACACAGATAAACCCCGAATTATGAAAATATTAAAAAGAATTATCCTTGTCCTGGCTTCTATCCTTATTTTATGGATGGTTGTAGCTGCCTTTGTTTCAGGAGACTGTGCCTACGAAAAATCAATAACAATCAATGCACCGGTGGAAAAAGTATGGCAGCAGACCAATACGCTTAAAGCTATGGACCAGTGGAGCCCATGGAACGACCTTGATCCCGGAATGAAAAAAGACTGGTCCGGAACAACCGGGCAGCCTGGTGAAAGGGTTTGCTGGGACAGTAAAAAAGATGCTGCCGGAAAAGGTTGTCAGCAAGTGAAGAAAGTGGATGCTGCAGGTAAGAGAATCGATACGGAGATCAAATTTTTAACCCCTTACGAAAGCGAAGCCAATGCTTACGTGAAAATTGTTCCCGAAGGCAGCGGAAGTAAGGCAACCTGGGGATTTACATCAAAGATACCTTATCCCTTTACGGTAATGAAACTGTTTATGAACATGGAAGATGCTATTGGAAAAGATTACCAGAAAGGACTTTCCAGACTAAAAGAACGGTCTGAAAAACCTTAAACAAAACTCATTAAAACTTAACTAATATTAAAAAAAGCAATCATGGCATCAGTAAACGTTTATTTAACATTTAATGGAAACTGCAAAGAAGCATTCGACTTTTACAAATCAGTTTTCGGAGGAGAATATCCTTACATCGGAACTTTTGGGGAAATGCCTCCAATGGACGGCAAAGAACTTCCTGAGGAAGATAAAGACAAGATCATGCACGTTTCCCTTCCTATTTCGAAAGAAACCGTTTTAATGGGAAGCGATACAGGCGGTGAATGGGCATCCAACTACAAAGCAGGAAACAATTTCTCTATTTCTGTAAATGCAGAATCTAAAGAAGAGGCGGAAAAATTATTCAACGGTCTTTCTTCCGGAGGACAGGTAACCATGCCAATGGCAGATACTTTCTGGGGAGCTTATTTCGGAATGTTTACCGATAAATTCGGGATCAACTGGATGGTAAACTATGACGATCCGGCGAAAATGCAGCAGCATCCTTAGGATTTATTTCTTTAGATACAAAATATAGGTAAAGCTAACCGGTGGAAATGTCTGCCGGTTTTTATTTTATGATCCATTTGTACTCTAAAAAAATTAAATTTGGATTCAGGGTATAAATTTGAATTTTTACAAAAACAAACAAAGATGAAATTTACAATCGAACAAATCAAAGCAGAACATCAGAAAGTGAAAAGCGGGGCAGATTTTCCTAAATATATCCAGGGGATGAAAAATTTAGTAGTATCAAAATATACAGTATATGTTGCTGATGGAAATACGGAATATTTTGATGTAGATAATCAGTCTATAACTTCAGGAAAAAAATATGATGACATTACTGTTGCAGGAAACCTGAATCTTGAGCAGTTTAAAACAAGATTAAAGCTTCATCAGCAAGGCGAAACAGATTATCCTACATTTTGCAGTGACTGTGCAGAAAACGGTGTGAATGGCTGGAGAATGGATTTAAAGGTTATGATCTGTACCTATTTCGATACAAAGGGAAATGATATTCTGGTAGAGCACATTCCTGGCTAATTCAAATATTTTAGTAAATACTTTCCAATTAGGACTCATTCAATATTGTTTGCTATTATTGATTTAAATTATTAATTTTGTTCTGTACGATAGATAATAGTAATTGAATAACATGAAAAAGATCTTTACGAAGCTGTTATTTACAGTATTGAGTCTGGGTTCCATAACGGCATTGGCACAGAAAAATGATTTGGGAGCATGGTATATGTATTTTGGAAATAACAAGATCAGTAAAAAGCTGAACTGGCACAACGAAGTTCAGTACCGGAACTTTGATGCCATTGGAGACCTCGAACAGCTATTGCTCCGTACAGGAATCGGCTATGATCTGACTGAAAATAACAATAATGTTTTGCTGGGATACGGTTTTATTTTAAGCCGGCCTTATGTAAACGGTGAAAAAAAAGAGAATATTGAACACCGGATTTTCCAGCAGTTTATTACAAAACAGAAGTTCGGACGTTTTAATCTGCAGCACAGATACCGCCTGGAAGAACGTTTCCTCCAGGATGATTTCAGGATGAGATTCCGGTATATGATCGGACTCAATATACCGATCACGCAAAAAGAAATGCTCCCGAAATCACTGTATGCTTCAGTCTATAATGAGATCTTCCTGCATTTTGACAGTCCGGTTTTCGACAGGAACAGGGTTTATGGAGCTTTAGGATATGTTATCAATAAGAATATGCGGATAGAAGCCGGTTATATGAATCAGATCCAGGAAAACAGAAACCGTGGGCAGATTCAGATAGGCTTTTATAATAATATTCCTTTTAATAAAAATTAATATTTACAGTTCTTGCCGAATGCTTGATGAAGAAAAAAAATGTTAGTTTAGAAAATACAATCAACAGATTAAAAAATAAATAACACAATATGCATTCAGGGAAAAGATTTGGTGCGCTTGAGTTCGCTACCTGGACAAGACGAAGTATCTATGTTCTAACGATATTGTCGGCAATACCCACTGTATTGTACTTTTTAGGCTGGAAATTCCTTTCCGTTCCCTGGCAGCCCATTGCCATTTTGGGAACTGCAGTCGCTTTTATTGTTGGTTTTAAAAACAATGCAAGCTACAGCAGGCTTTGGGAAGCCAGGCAGATTTATGGTGCAATCATCAATGACAGCCGCAGTTTCGGATATGTGCTGAGAGATTCTCTTTCTGCAAAAGATCCGCGAAAAGTAAAAGAAATGTTTCTCCGTCATTATGCATGGCTTACTGCGCTTCGTTTTCAGCTAAGAGAACCAAGAGCCTGGGAAAATATGGGAACCGCCCAGTTTGATGAATATTCTAAAAAATATGATATTCCTGAAAGGCTGACTAAGTTGGATGACGAGCTTAAAAAATATCTTTCCGAAACCGAGCTTCAGTATATTTTAAGTAAAAAAAACCGAGCAACGCAGCTAATGGCAAGCCAGAGTAAAGAATTGTCCGAAGCCTATGCCAGAGGAGATATCAATGACTTTCAGTGGACGCAGATCAATCAGCAGCTGGTGAAATTTACAGATAACCAAGGAAAAGCAGAAAGAATCAAGAACTTTCCTTACCCGAGAAATTTTTCGTCGATTACTACCTATCTTTTGCTCCTGTTCATCCTTTTTGTACCCTTCGGATTACTGAAAGAGCTGGATAAACTGGGGGAAGGAACCCTTTTGGAAGGCTGGACCATATGGTTCAATATTCCGTTTTCGCTGATGGTAACCTGGTGTTTCCATACCCTGGACAGTGTGGGTGAAGCCTCGGTAAACCCTTTTGAAGGAAGTCCGAACGATGTGCCCATCACCCAGATCAGCCGTACCATAGAGATTGATATGAGAGATATGCTGGATGAATCCGATCTTCCGCCGGCCATTGCTCCAAAGAACAATATTGTACTTTAAAAGTAAAAAGGTTCAGTTCCATCTGAATGTTAACACCTTTTAAGTTTAGCCCAACCAAAAACAACTAAAAAACAAACCAAAATGATTCACAGTTATGTTATCATATCCATTGCAGTTCTTTTATCTGTAATGATATTGGTGATGATAGGGCAGAAGCTGAAAGTAGCTTACCCCATCTTCCTCGTGATTGCGGGCCTTCTCATCAGCCTCATCCCCGGGATGCCGCATATCGAAATAGAGCCGGATCTTGTATTCCTTATTTTTCTTCCTCCTATTCTTTTTGAGGCTGCGTGGTTCACTTCATGGCAGGATTTTCATAAATGGAGAAAACAGATTTTTTCAATGGCCTTCGGACTTGTATTTTTAACATCAATTGTAGTGGCTTACCTTTCATCTTCCATTATTCCGGGACTTACCGTTGCCATGGGCTTCCTGCTTGGAGGGGTGAATTCTCCGCCTGATGCAGTAGCAGCCACTTCCGTACTGAAGCACATGAAAATCCCTAAAAAAATCACCAGTATTCTGGAAGGAGAAAGTCTTATCAACGATGCTTCCAGTTTAATTGTATTCAAATTTGCTTTGGCAGCTGTTATTTCAGGTCAGTTTATATGGAGGGACGCTATTCAGGATTTCTTTATGATGGCTGTAGGCGGAGTAGCTGTTGGGGTTGCTGTAGGGCTTTTATTTGGCGCTCTTTTAAGAATTATCCCTTCCAATTCCAATATTGATACCGTAATTACACTCATTGTTCCGTACATCATGTATGTAGGAGCAGAACATTTTCATTTTTCAGGAGTTTTGGCGGTAGTTGCGGGAGGGCTTTTAATGTCATATAATTCCCATTGTTACCTGAGTCATACCTCAAGGATACAGTCAGGGAATGTGTGGAGTGTCCTCATATTCCTTATGAATACCATTATTTTTATCCTGATCGGTTTGGAGCTTCCTGTAGTGGTTGCTGCGATGAAGGATTACACCATTTCGGAAGGTATTTTTTACAGCGTTGTGATTGGCGGGGCTATTATCC
Protein-coding sequences here:
- a CDS encoding DUF2490 domain-containing protein, producing MKKIFTKLLFTVLSLGSITALAQKNDLGAWYMYFGNNKISKKLNWHNEVQYRNFDAIGDLEQLLLRTGIGYDLTENNNNVLLGYGFILSRPYVNGEKKENIEHRIFQQFITKQKFGRFNLQHRYRLEERFLQDDFRMRFRYMIGLNIPITQKEMLPKSLYASVYNEIFLHFDSPVFDRNRVYGALGYVINKNMRIEAGYMNQIQENRNRGQIQIGFYNNIPFNKN
- a CDS encoding DUF1398 domain-containing protein, which gives rise to MKFTIEQIKAEHQKVKSGADFPKYIQGMKNLVVSKYTVYVADGNTEYFDVDNQSITSGKKYDDITVAGNLNLEQFKTRLKLHQQGETDYPTFCSDCAENGVNGWRMDLKVMICTYFDTKGNDILVEHIPG
- a CDS encoding bestrophin family protein; the encoded protein is MHSGKRFGALEFATWTRRSIYVLTILSAIPTVLYFLGWKFLSVPWQPIAILGTAVAFIVGFKNNASYSRLWEARQIYGAIINDSRSFGYVLRDSLSAKDPRKVKEMFLRHYAWLTALRFQLREPRAWENMGTAQFDEYSKKYDIPERLTKLDDELKKYLSETELQYILSKKNRATQLMASQSKELSEAYARGDINDFQWTQINQQLVKFTDNQGKAERIKNFPYPRNFSSITTYLLLLFILFVPFGLLKELDKLGEGTLLEGWTIWFNIPFSLMVTWCFHTLDSVGEASVNPFEGSPNDVPITQISRTIEIDMRDMLDESDLPPAIAPKNNIVL
- a CDS encoding Na+/H+ antiporter produces the protein MIHSYVIISIAVLLSVMILVMIGQKLKVAYPIFLVIAGLLISLIPGMPHIEIEPDLVFLIFLPPILFEAAWFTSWQDFHKWRKQIFSMAFGLVFLTSIVVAYLSSSIIPGLTVAMGFLLGGVNSPPDAVAATSVLKHMKIPKKITSILEGESLINDASSLIVFKFALAAVISGQFIWRDAIQDFFMMAVGGVAVGVAVGLLFGALLRIIPSNSNIDTVITLIVPYIMYVGAEHFHFSGVLAVVAGGLLMSYNSHCYLSHTSRIQSGNVWSVLIFLMNTIIFILIGLELPVVVAAMKDYTISEGIFYSVVIGGAIILTRILYSYAVMYFPRLCSKELRLKVPKPDWREPFIISFAAMRGVVSLAAALSIPAFLPNGEAFPHRNIILFVTFVIILITLVGQGLLLTPILKWLKIDDAGSELPEEKQEVILMRKLKETALQKMENDFSDLAEKNTLVRHQKHKLETEMMLMADKAQCMASTGDYVNAINENKDVLRQIIQAQRNELHRMKREKIFDDHVMRTIEMQLDFDEAKITGFSHS
- a CDS encoding VOC family protein; its protein translation is MASVNVYLTFNGNCKEAFDFYKSVFGGEYPYIGTFGEMPPMDGKELPEEDKDKIMHVSLPISKETVLMGSDTGGEWASNYKAGNNFSISVNAESKEEAEKLFNGLSSGGQVTMPMADTFWGAYFGMFTDKFGINWMVNYDDPAKMQQHP
- a CDS encoding SRPBCC family protein, yielding MKILKRIILVLASILILWMVVAAFVSGDCAYEKSITINAPVEKVWQQTNTLKAMDQWSPWNDLDPGMKKDWSGTTGQPGERVCWDSKKDAAGKGCQQVKKVDAAGKRIDTEIKFLTPYESEANAYVKIVPEGSGSKATWGFTSKIPYPFTVMKLFMNMEDAIGKDYQKGLSRLKERSEKP
- a CDS encoding VOC family protein; protein product: MKLGVFSISLSVKDLQKSKDFYEKLGFSAMGGNVEQNYLIMKNESTLIGLFQAMFDGNMLTFNPGWDENAQNLESFDDVRDIQKHLKENGVELDKTADETTSGPEHIFLKDPDGNMILIDQHR